A single genomic interval of Drosophila virilis strain 15010-1051.87 chromosome 2, Dvir_AGI_RSII-ME, whole genome shotgun sequence harbors:
- the Axn gene encoding axin isoform X1, with product MSHQLGLRKHGDNECSGPRPPVPGEESRVKKMTEGVIDTSKNSPPSYLNWARTLNHLLEDRDGVELFKKYVEEEAPAYNDHLNFYFACEGLKQQTDPEKVKQIIGAIYRFLRKSQLSISDDLRAQIKAIKSNEIPLSPHIYDPMQQHVEATIRDNIYPSFLCSEMYIQYIQHMSAVQERFSSSGATATGSAGSSGSGGSCGSNNGSTAGACALPTATAKQLLVTAGAGGSGPIPPGVFINLPMSSGAPLPAGTCSASGSVYGPSTSASSSGSISATDTLPRSSTLPTLHEDSVLSLCDDFEKVQVEGGGRQHIDLPMRLTRDLLIATQKRRLEIRPPGAHGYVYTASTNTSFVPNSRVDSERASVSSGGRTDSDTMSLSSCSMDGRPYIERRHSSTESKAIRQSAMANKETNSFQVIPRTQRLHSNEHRPLSENELLALLIPKLEEVKRKRDLEERARLERMPGTASSANDRAFAEAIREKFALDEDNDQDILDQHVSRVWKDQTPHRSPGTMSPCPPIPSRRRTATHDSGMVSDGAMSLSGHSMKHSKSMPDPSSCSRKLTNKWPSMNTDSGISMFSADTVMKYKDTSSRSGSSTASKLEEAKRRLEDEPRRTRRYAQPQLQSHMVAMQQQQPLSTFSSSSSGSSTMHHHQAVACPPPLPIKPPETVVVFSFCEEPVPYRIKIPGTQPTLRQFKDFLPRRGHFRFFFKTHCEDPDSPVIQEEIVNDSDILPLFGDKAMGLVKPSD from the exons ATGAGCCATCAATTGGGACTCCGGAAACATGGTGATAATGAGTGTAGTGGGCCACGACCACCTGTACCCGGAGAAGAGAGCCGTGTTAAAAAG ATGACCGAAGGGGTAATAGATACCTCAAAGAACTCACCTCCATCTTATCTTAACTGGGCCCGCACGCTAAATCATCTGCTTGAGGATCGCGATGGGGTGGAGTTGTTCAAGAAGTATGTTGAAGAGGAGGCGCCCGCCTACAATGATCATCTCAATTTCTACTTTGCCTGCGAGGGTCTGAAGCAGCAAACAGATCCCGAGAAGGTTAAGCAAATCATCGGAGCCATATATAG ATTCTTGCGCAAAAGCCAACTGTCCATTTCTGATGATTTGCGCGCTCAAATCAAAGCCATCAAATCGAATGAGATTCCGCTCAGTCCGCACATATATGATCCCATGCAGCAGCATGTGGAGGCCACCATACGGGACAATATCTATCCGAGCTTCCTCTGCTCTGAGATGTACATACAGTACATACAGCATATGTCCGCAGTGCAGGAGCGtttcagcagcagcggcgccaCCGCAACGGGCAGTGCGGGCAGCAGCGGAAGCGGCGGCagttgtggcagcaacaatggcAGCACTGCCGGTGCCTGTGCTCTGCCGACGGCAACTGCCAAGCAGCTGTTGGTCACAGCAGGCGCAGGCGGCAGTGGGCCGATTCCTCCGGGTGTCTTCATCAATTTGCCGATGAGCAGCGGGGCTCCGTTGCCAGCTGGAACTTGTAGTGCCAGCGGCAGCGTTTACGGGCCATCAACGTCAGCTAGCTCCAGTGGCTCCATCAGTGCCACAGACACACTGCCACGCAGCTCTACACTACCCACACTGCATGAGGATTCGGTGCTGTCGCTATGCGATGATTTCGAGAAGGTGCAGGTGGAGGGCGGTGGTCGCCAGCATATCGATTTACCTATGCGTCTCACGCGCGACCTTTTGATAGCAACTCAGAAAAGAAGACTGGAAATTAGACCTCCCGG AGCTCATGGTTATGTGTATACTGCAAGCACCAATACATCCTTTGTACCCAACTCTCGCGTTGATTCGGAGAGGGCAAGCGTTAGCTCCGGCGGCCGCACCGACTCCGATACAATGTCACTGTCCAGTTGTTCAAT GGATGGCCGCCCTTACATAGAACGCAGACACAGCTCGACGGAGAGCAAGGCCATACGCCAGAGCGCCATGGCGAATAAGGAAACGAACAGCTTTCAG GTTATACCCCGCACGCAACGACTACATTCAAACGAGCATAGACCGCTGTCGGAAAATGAACTGTTGGCCCTGCTGATACCCAAGCTTGAGGAGGTTAAGCGCAAACGTGATTTAGAAGAGCGTGCGCGCTTAGAG CGCATGCCAGGAACTGCATCCAGTGCCAATGATCGTGCATTCGCTGAGGCGATACGTGAAAAGTTTGCGCTCGATGAAGACAACGACCAAGACATTTTGGACCAGCATGTGTCGCGTGTGTGGAAAGATCAAACGCCGCATCGCTCACCTGGGACTATGTCACCCTGCCCGCCCATACCATCGAGAAGACGCACGGCAACACATGACTCGGGCATGGTCAGTGATGGTGCCATGAGCCTGA GTGGGCACTCAATGAAGCACTCAAAATCCATGCCCGATCCCAGTTCCTGCTCTAGGAAGCTAACAAATAAATGGCCTTCAATGAACACAGACAGCGGCATCAGTATGTTCTCAGCTGATACTGTCATGAAATACAAAGATACTAG CTCCCGCTCTGGTTCAAGCACGGCCTCAAAATTGGAGGAAGCAAAACGAAGACTGGAAGACGAGCCGCGTCGCACTCGTCGATATGCCCAACCGCAGCTACAATCCCATATGGTggcaatgcagcagcaacagccccTATCTACCTttagcagtagcagcagcggcagcagcacaatGCATCATCATCAGGCTGTAGCTTGTCCACCGCCGCTGCCCATTAAACCGCCGGAAACAGTTGTGGTGTTTTCATTCTGCGAAGAGCCAGTTCCTTACAGAATCAAAATACCCGGTACTCAGCCGACCCTGCGCCAATTCAAGGACTTTCTGCCCAGAAGGGGTCACTTTAG ATTCTTTTTTAAGACGCATTGTGAAGACCCGGACAGTCCAGTGATTCAGGAAGAGATTGTTAATGACTCCGATATACTGCCGTTGTTCGGAGACAAAGCGATGGGTCTTGTCAAACCATCCGATTAA
- the Axn gene encoding axin isoform X2: protein MSHQLGLRKHGDNECSGPRPPVPGEESRVKKMTEGVIDTSKNSPPSYLNWARTLNHLLEDRDGVELFKKYVEEEAPAYNDHLNFYFACEGLKQQTDPEKVKQIIGAIYRFLRKSQLSISDDLRAQIKAIKSNEIPLSPHIYDPMQQHVEATIRDNIYPSFLCSEMYIQYIQHMSAVQERFSSSGATATGSAGSSGSGGSCGSNNGSTAGACALPTATAKQLLVTAGAGGSGPIPPGVFINLPMSSGAPLPAGTCSASGSVYGPSTSASSSGSISATDTLPRSSTLPTLHEDSVLSLCDDFEKVQVEGGGRQHIDLPMRLTRDLLIATQKRRLEIRPPGDGRPYIERRHSSTESKAIRQSAMANKETNSFQVIPRTQRLHSNEHRPLSENELLALLIPKLEEVKRKRDLEERARLERMPGTASSANDRAFAEAIREKFALDEDNDQDILDQHVSRVWKDQTPHRSPGTMSPCPPIPSRRRTATHDSGMVSDGAMSLSGHSMKHSKSMPDPSSCSRKLTNKWPSMNTDSGISMFSADTVMKYKDTSSRSGSSTASKLEEAKRRLEDEPRRTRRYAQPQLQSHMVAMQQQQPLSTFSSSSSGSSTMHHHQAVACPPPLPIKPPETVVVFSFCEEPVPYRIKIPGTQPTLRQFKDFLPRRGHFRFFFKTHCEDPDSPVIQEEIVNDSDILPLFGDKAMGLVKPSD, encoded by the exons ATGAGCCATCAATTGGGACTCCGGAAACATGGTGATAATGAGTGTAGTGGGCCACGACCACCTGTACCCGGAGAAGAGAGCCGTGTTAAAAAG ATGACCGAAGGGGTAATAGATACCTCAAAGAACTCACCTCCATCTTATCTTAACTGGGCCCGCACGCTAAATCATCTGCTTGAGGATCGCGATGGGGTGGAGTTGTTCAAGAAGTATGTTGAAGAGGAGGCGCCCGCCTACAATGATCATCTCAATTTCTACTTTGCCTGCGAGGGTCTGAAGCAGCAAACAGATCCCGAGAAGGTTAAGCAAATCATCGGAGCCATATATAG ATTCTTGCGCAAAAGCCAACTGTCCATTTCTGATGATTTGCGCGCTCAAATCAAAGCCATCAAATCGAATGAGATTCCGCTCAGTCCGCACATATATGATCCCATGCAGCAGCATGTGGAGGCCACCATACGGGACAATATCTATCCGAGCTTCCTCTGCTCTGAGATGTACATACAGTACATACAGCATATGTCCGCAGTGCAGGAGCGtttcagcagcagcggcgccaCCGCAACGGGCAGTGCGGGCAGCAGCGGAAGCGGCGGCagttgtggcagcaacaatggcAGCACTGCCGGTGCCTGTGCTCTGCCGACGGCAACTGCCAAGCAGCTGTTGGTCACAGCAGGCGCAGGCGGCAGTGGGCCGATTCCTCCGGGTGTCTTCATCAATTTGCCGATGAGCAGCGGGGCTCCGTTGCCAGCTGGAACTTGTAGTGCCAGCGGCAGCGTTTACGGGCCATCAACGTCAGCTAGCTCCAGTGGCTCCATCAGTGCCACAGACACACTGCCACGCAGCTCTACACTACCCACACTGCATGAGGATTCGGTGCTGTCGCTATGCGATGATTTCGAGAAGGTGCAGGTGGAGGGCGGTGGTCGCCAGCATATCGATTTACCTATGCGTCTCACGCGCGACCTTTTGATAGCAACTCAGAAAAGAAGACTGGAAATTAGACCTCCCGG GGATGGCCGCCCTTACATAGAACGCAGACACAGCTCGACGGAGAGCAAGGCCATACGCCAGAGCGCCATGGCGAATAAGGAAACGAACAGCTTTCAG GTTATACCCCGCACGCAACGACTACATTCAAACGAGCATAGACCGCTGTCGGAAAATGAACTGTTGGCCCTGCTGATACCCAAGCTTGAGGAGGTTAAGCGCAAACGTGATTTAGAAGAGCGTGCGCGCTTAGAG CGCATGCCAGGAACTGCATCCAGTGCCAATGATCGTGCATTCGCTGAGGCGATACGTGAAAAGTTTGCGCTCGATGAAGACAACGACCAAGACATTTTGGACCAGCATGTGTCGCGTGTGTGGAAAGATCAAACGCCGCATCGCTCACCTGGGACTATGTCACCCTGCCCGCCCATACCATCGAGAAGACGCACGGCAACACATGACTCGGGCATGGTCAGTGATGGTGCCATGAGCCTGA GTGGGCACTCAATGAAGCACTCAAAATCCATGCCCGATCCCAGTTCCTGCTCTAGGAAGCTAACAAATAAATGGCCTTCAATGAACACAGACAGCGGCATCAGTATGTTCTCAGCTGATACTGTCATGAAATACAAAGATACTAG CTCCCGCTCTGGTTCAAGCACGGCCTCAAAATTGGAGGAAGCAAAACGAAGACTGGAAGACGAGCCGCGTCGCACTCGTCGATATGCCCAACCGCAGCTACAATCCCATATGGTggcaatgcagcagcaacagccccTATCTACCTttagcagtagcagcagcggcagcagcacaatGCATCATCATCAGGCTGTAGCTTGTCCACCGCCGCTGCCCATTAAACCGCCGGAAACAGTTGTGGTGTTTTCATTCTGCGAAGAGCCAGTTCCTTACAGAATCAAAATACCCGGTACTCAGCCGACCCTGCGCCAATTCAAGGACTTTCTGCCCAGAAGGGGTCACTTTAG ATTCTTTTTTAAGACGCATTGTGAAGACCCGGACAGTCCAGTGATTCAGGAAGAGATTGTTAATGACTCCGATATACTGCCGTTGTTCGGAGACAAAGCGATGGGTCTTGTCAAACCATCCGATTAA